DNA sequence from the Candidatus Fluviicola riflensis genome:
ACTGCTGGCGATCCTGATGGTGGAATACATCATTATGAGCTGGAAATATGGCGCCGATGATGGAAACATCCGGATCCGGTCGAGTGTGATCATGGTATTCTTCTTTTTGGTCTATGTTTCGGTGATGTTGCATCGTTTCGATCTGCGGAAAGGTGTGTGGAACAAATGGCGCTTCCGGATACCTTCTTTCTCCAGATCAATTTTTGGAATGACGAGCAGTGATGACGAAGAGGAAGAACAGGATTTTATCGGTTTGAAACTGCGGTTATTTGCCCCGAAAAGCAATCCGTATATCGGTGATAAATTACCTAAAAGTGGTGTTTGCGTACAAAAGATCGAGGTCAACGGCCAAAGTGGCTGGTACGTGTTTCAGCTCAACTCTCCGATCAATTACAACAATTACGTTTCTACGCACATAATCCTGAAAAACAAGTATCCGAATCAACCGCTCAGCGAACCGAAAATTGAGATTTACTTCCTGTTTATTCCGGATATTCACCTGCTGGAATCGGAAAACCTGAACGTGAAACAATTGCGGTATGCAGGAAGAGCGTATTCGATGCCGGTTTGATTCTTCGACCACGAAGAAAGATCGCTGATTATAATTTCCCCGACTAGTCGTGGACTGGTTTCATTTCCCACGAATGCACGAATGTGGCTCGCCTAACGGACACGCTTTATGCTGATAATCATTCCTTGTTGTAATTGTCGGCGAGTGCGTTAGCCGAGCAAAAAATTAGTGAATTCGTGGGAATTCTTTTTAGCCTTTTCATCAGCTAGCTGATGGAAATATGTGGGAGAAATCAATACAAATCCGTCATCAGTTTATCAACAAGCACTTTGAGTTCTTCCAGTTCGGTTTCCACTTTTGTTAAGCGGGCTTCCAGTTCGCTCACGTTTTTTCGGGCGGGTTCACCAGTGTAAGCACTTTCATCGAATTCGGGAACAGGTGCAAACAAATGACAGTAACGCGCTTCTTTTTGTCCGGGTTTGCGTGGAAGTTGTTCTACAAACGGAATTTCATAGCCTGCCAGATTCTCTAGCGTTTGCTGCACTTCTGCTAAGTCTTCGAAATCATGCAGGCGTCCGGAATTAGAATTAATTTCGCCAGCAGTAAGAGGTCCACGCAGCAGCAATAAACACAACACTGATGTTTCGGCCGGATCGAGCGGATAATGAACCGCGATCGCGTGTCGGTATTTCAGCGCACGGCTTCCACTTGCCCCAATCACATTGGCCGAAAGGTGTTTACGTTTCAGGGAATCAAGCGCCAATACAACTGTTTCTTCATCGTATTCCACCACCGGATTGCGGGCCGATTTCTGGTTACATGCCGTGACCAATGCATTGAGTGTAAGCGGGTAATAATCAGGTGTTGTTTTACTTTTTTCAATCAGCGCGCCTAATACGCGTTGTTCTTCGGCGGTCAATTGAGGCAAAGCAGCTGCAGATTCCATAGATGTGTTGTTTGAAACGAATATAGAAATATTTACGAAAAAAGCCTCTCACATACGCAAGAGGCTTTCCTATAAAAAGACGGTAAAAATTACTGTACAAAAACGGTTTCCTCAGAAGTCGTTTCCTGTTCTACCTTAATAATTCCTTGTCCAACCAAAGGGCCGTAAGATGCTTCGATATTCAAAACAGCTACTCCGGCCTGGCCCAACTGGTACACATCATTAAAATTAAATGTTGCTTCACCAGAGTCATTAGTGGTAGTTGTTTTATCGAGAACTACATTTTGGTTTCCCTGAGAAGTTGTTGATTCACCTTTGACACGAACGGTGGCGCCACTAACATAAGAATTGGTGGTATCCAACACGTAAATTTTCGCAATTGTATCTTTCTTTTTCCGACAACCGGAAGAAGAAAACACAACACCAACCGCAACCAGTGCGATCATCATTAGCGGAACTCTGAAAATTGTCTTCATGACTAAATTAGTACTACTTAAAAAATAATCCACCACTAGAATTATGTGAGCATATTCGTTGTCGTGGAGGAGTACTGTAAACTTACAGCATCCATTGTTGTTAATTGTGAGCCTTTGTATATTTGAGAGTCATTCGTTAGCAAAAGCCTTATAGGAATGAACAATCGTTTTAGCAAAGACCTGTTTTATTTCAAAACCCCTCTGTTACAAGGGAATAATTGCTTTCTAATTAAGGCTCCAGGTAAACCGTTTCTACAGCAGTAATGTGCGCACGGCAATGAACGTAACCTGAACCTTCACTTACATTTTTCTTAGCGATGATGTCAAAATAACCCGTTGTTTCTCCCTTATCCAAACCGTCAAAAAACTCTGCCATGTCGAAATAAGCAAATCCTGAAGAGTTTGTATTCACTGTATCTACATAAGCAGGTGTCGGAGGATTGGAATTAACGTCGGCAATGATGATTACTTTGGCGTTTTCCATCAATTCGTTGTTGGAAGAACGAACGAATACTTTCAAAACCGATGGATTTTTGTTCTTGCATGCACTTAAAACAAGTAACATCGATACCATCGACAGGTAGGTCAGATTTCGTAGGGTTTTCTTCATATTATTCATTTTCTACTCGTAAAGATAAACTTTTTTGCGTTTACAATGTCGTAACCTGCATTTTCGTAATTTCGTGCTGTAAACCAATGTCACACCTTAAACTTCAATCTGCACCAAAAGGTTACACGTAACGTCAACTTTTTGATACTATGACGTAAGAAGTTTGAAAAGGTTGTAGGTAAATACAGATATGATACAAGAAAATATAGAGCAGGTTCGGCAGGAAATAACTGCTTTTGCGATTTCGAGCGAGCAAACACTGGAGCAGTTCCGTATTCGGTTTCTCGGATCAAAGGGAACGGTGAAAGAATTGTTCGGTGAACTAAAAACGGTTCCCAACGAAGAAAAACGTGCAGTGGGCCAACTATTGAATGAGTTGCGTCAGCTGGCCGAAGAAAAACTGGCTACGGCGAAAGAATCGATTGAAAATCAGCAAAGCAATGCTTCGGATGTGGATGTTACCCGCCCGGGTGAACCGGTTCCGTTTGGTTCGCGTCATCCGCTTTCACTGGTGCGCAGCGAAATCATCGCCATTTTCGAACGCATTGGTTATACGGTTTCGGAAGGACCGGAAATTGAAGATGACTGGCACAATTTCTCGGCACTCAACTTTCCGCCTGAACATCCTGCCCGCGATATGCAGGATACGTTCTTTATCGAAAAAGGCGAACGCGAAATGGCTTTGCGTACACATACCTCATCGGTACAGGTGCGCGTGATGGAATCTTCCAAACCGCCAATCCGTACTATTTCTCCTGGACGCGTTTACCGCAACGAAGCTATTTCTGCACGGGCACATTGCTTTTTTCACCAGATCGAAGGATTGTATATTGACAAAAACGTTTCGTTTGCCGATTTGAAACAAACGCTTGATTATTTCGCGAAATCATTGTTCGGTGAAAAAGCACGTATTCGTTTACGTCCATCCTATTTCCCGTTTACCGAACCAAGTGCGGAAGTGGATGTTTCGTGTACCATTTGTAACGCCAAAGGCTGTAATGTCTGTAAATACACAGGCTGGCTCGAAATTCTGGGTTGTGGAATGGTAGACCCGAATGTGTTGGCCGCTTCCGGTATCGATCCGGAAGAATACACCGGTTTTGCTTTCGGAATGGGAATTGAACGCATTGCCCAACTCAAATTTAAGGTCAACGACCTGCGTTTGTACTCGGAAAACGATGTGCGCTTTTTGAAACAATTTGACGGCGTTAATTTCTGATCATGGGATTGTTCACCCGACAACAAACCGTTACATTCCCGTGGGTTCGACTCACCTCTTCCGTGCAATTGCATGATTTAATGGAGCAATCGGAAGAAGTGCCGGTATTGTTTTTCAAACACAGCACCAGTTGTACTATTTCAGCGATGGCCAAAAACCGGTTCGAGCAAAAATGGACGGCAGAACCCAACGAATGTCTCTGCGTTTACCTCGATTTGTTGAGTTACCGGGCACTTTCCAACGAAATTGAAACATTGACTGGCGTGATACACCAATCGCCGCAAGCTATTCTCATAAAAAACAAACGCGTTGTATACGAAGATTCGCATACAGGAATCAGCGCTGCCGAAATACTTACTTTACTTTAATACGTGTTATGAAACGTTATCTCATCATCGGACTTGTCCTGCTCATTATCGGATCCTTCGTATTGGTTCCGTTGTTAAAAAACAACACTCCCGACGACATTGAAAGCGGATTTCCGGCGAGTTTTAAATTTGACGGAAACCTCGCCACACAGTATGGTAATGCCAGTATTCCAATCGCTTTTGATGTAAAAGAAGATGATATCCAAACGCTGGAATTAATCTACAATGACAGTGTTTTTCAAACCTGGAGATCGCCAAAAAAAGGCACGATGAGTATGGTGTTGGATGCTGATTATTATGGTGTTGGTGCCAAGTCATTGATTTTGCGTGCGACGATGAAAAATGGGAACATAGAAGAAGACAGTCGAGCTGTGCGTGTGCTTTCTGATATCTCACCGAAACCTTTGACAGCCGCTTTAGTTACAACATTCCCGCACAATCCGGCCAATTATACACAGGGCTTTGAATTTCACAACGGCGAATTGTGGGAATCAACCGGAAACCCAGGAAATACGGGCGAAAGCGTTGTCGGTAAAATTGATCTGAAAAGCGGACAGTTTATCACGGGCAGCAAGAAAAACGCCTTGGATGCAACGTATTTCGGTGAAGGAATTACCATTTTAGGCGATGAATTGTTTCAGCTT
Encoded proteins:
- a CDS encoding DUF480 domain-containing protein, encoding MESAAALPQLTAEEQRVLGALIEKSKTTPDYYPLTLNALVTACNQKSARNPVVEYDEETVVLALDSLKRKHLSANVIGASGSRALKYRHAIAVHYPLDPAETSVLCLLLLRGPLTAGEINSNSGRLHDFEDLAEVQQTLENLAGYEIPFVEQLPRKPGQKEARYCHLFAPVPEFDESAYTGEPARKNVSELEARLTKVETELEELKVLVDKLMTDLY
- a CDS encoding phenylalanine--tRNA ligase subunit alpha gives rise to the protein MIQENIEQVRQEITAFAISSEQTLEQFRIRFLGSKGTVKELFGELKTVPNEEKRAVGQLLNELRQLAEEKLATAKESIENQQSNASDVDVTRPGEPVPFGSRHPLSLVRSEIIAIFERIGYTVSEGPEIEDDWHNFSALNFPPEHPARDMQDTFFIEKGEREMALRTHTSSVQVRVMESSKPPIRTISPGRVYRNEAISARAHCFFHQIEGLYIDKNVSFADLKQTLDYFAKSLFGEKARIRLRPSYFPFTEPSAEVDVSCTICNAKGCNVCKYTGWLEILGCGMVDPNVLAASGIDPEEYTGFAFGMGIERIAQLKFKVNDLRLYSENDVRFLKQFDGVNF